A stretch of Brassica napus cultivar Da-Ae chromosome C6, Da-Ae, whole genome shotgun sequence DNA encodes these proteins:
- the LOC125575244 gene encoding squamosa promoter-binding-like protein 6, translating into MDSWSYGTSLLPSDSFPENPRSIMAQGLSNEFDKVDDVNGLCAVSSSSNLSSLDFKLRSFMDYGNYDGNTSSTAKKPRASSSSPLCQVHGCNMDLSSSKDYHKRHRVCEAHSKTSVVIVNGIEQRFCQQCSRFHFLLEFDNGKRSCRRRLAGHNERRRKPSFYFLHGKQQRRRHKLLPQGNKFHGRLVSFKDEPMFPAENMSFYSPEAASGVSSIWDLHEAAPPRYTCAHSLLSAQSQQHLSETQNQTLNASIIDYHHMQPLRTDLGNSKTDSSSCNGKGSSTVDLLQLSSHLQRIEQQQRSFTNDDVKHEYNNELYFP; encoded by the exons ATGGATTCTTGGAGCTATGGAACCTCCCTTCTACCTTCTGATTCCTTTCCTGAGAATCCAAGATCCATCATGGCTCAGGGACTCTCTAATGAATTTGACAAGGTTGATGATGTTAATGGACTCTGTGCtgtttcctcttcttcaaaCTTGTCTAGTCTAGATTTCAAACTTAGGAGCTTTATGGATTACGGGAACTATGATGGTAATACTTCCTCCACAGCTAAAAAGCCTCGAGCTTCTTCAAGCTCTCCCTTGTGTCAAGTCCATGGGTGCAATATGGATCTGAGCTCTTCCAAAGATTACCACAAAAGGCATAGAGTTTGCGAGGCTCACTCAAAGACTTCTGTGGTTATCGTTAACGGTATTGAACAGAGGTTTTGCCAACAGTGCAGCAGGTTTCATTTCCTCTTGGAGTTTGATAATGGGAAAAGAAGTTGCAGAAGAAGATTAGCCGGTCACAATGAGAGAAGAAGGAAGCCTTCTTTCTATTTCCTACACGGTAAGCAGCAGCGGCGGCGGCATAAGCTTCTTCCTCAAG GTAACAAGTTTCATGGTAGGCTCGTGAGTTTCAAAGATGAGCCTATGTTCCCTGCGGAAAACATGAGTTTTTATTCACCGGAAGCAGCTTCTGGTGTATCTTCGATTTGGGACTTGCATGAGGCTGCGCCGCCACGTTATACTTGTGCTCACTCTCTTCTGTCAGCTCAGTCCCAGCAACACTTGTCTGAAACTCAAAACCAAACTCTCAATGCCTCAATAATAGACTATCATCACATGCAACCGTTGAGGACCGATCTTGGCAATAGCAAAACTGATTCTAGTTCATGTAACGGTAAAGGATCATCCACGGTTGATCTACTGCAACTTTCATCACATCTTCAAAGGATCGAGCAACAACAGAGGAGTTTTACTAATGATGATGTGAAGCACGAATATAATAATGAGCTTTATTTCCCCTAG
- the LOC125589064 gene encoding protein CRABS CLAW-like, which produces MTITRTLENFSSYLSPSLPSVVFNPFVKIMNLEEKPTMASRALPQAENLYYVRCSICNTILAVGIPMKRMLDTVTVKCGHCGNLSFLTTTPPLQGHVSLTLQMQSFDGSEYKKGSSSSSSSSTSSDQPPSPRPPFVVKPPEKKQRLPSAYNRFMRDEIQRIKSANPEIPHREAFSAAAKNWAKYIPNSPTSIASGASNIHGFGFGEKK; this is translated from the exons ATGACCATAACCCGAACTCTAGAAAACTTTTCCTCttatctctctccctctctcccaAGTGTGGTTTTCAACCCATTCGTAAAGATCATGAACCTTGAAGAGAAACCAACCATGGCTTCGAGGGCTCTACCTCAAGCCGAAAATCTCTACTACGTCCGGTGCAGCATCTGCAACACCATCCTCGCG GTTGGGATACCAATGAAGAGAATGCTTGACACTGTAACGGTGAAATGTGGCCATTGTGGTAACCTCTCGTTTCTCACCACAACCCCTCCTCTGCAAGGCCATGTCAGCCTCACCCTTCAG ATGCAGAGCTTTGATGGGAGTGAGTATAAGAAGGGaagctcttcttcctcctcctcttctacCTCCAGTGACCAGCCACCGTCTCCTAGACCACCCTTTGTCGTTAAAC CTCCTGAGAAGAAGCAGAGACTCCCATCGGCTTACAACCGCTTCATGAG ggatgAGATACAACGTATCAAGAGTGCCAATCCGGAAATACCACATCGCGAAGCTTTTAGTGCTGCTGCCAAAAAT TGGGCTAAGTACATACCCAATTCTCCTACTTCCATTGCTTCCGGAGCCAGCAACATCCAT ggttttggatttGGTGAGAAGAAGTGA
- the LOC111205030 gene encoding putative nuclease HARBI1, whose protein sequence is MASSSENNFEDSLDDYFNQYFNQAFETLSMRHQEEGRKQRKKRAYIEGHREEGHIRLWNDYFSETPTYPENFFRQRFRMNKRLFMHIVDRFSNEVEFFQQTQDALGRNSLSPLQKCTASIRVLAYGTAADAVDEYLRLGETTTRSCVEHFVEGIIYLFGEEYLRRPTPTDLQRLLDVGEARGFPGMVGSIDCMHWEWKNCPTAWKGQYSRGSGKPTIVLEAVASYDLWIWHAFFGPPGTLNDINVLDRSPVFDDIINGQAPQVTFYVNEREYHMAYYLTDGIYPKWATFIQSISLPQDPKSALFAKQQEAVRKDVERAFGVLQARFAIVKNPALFWDKVKIGKIMRACIILHNMIVEDERDGYTQYNLKEFQQEEGTGSSHVDLDFDREMPTNIANMMDARTRIRDNPMHEQLKADLVEHMWTKFGHL, encoded by the coding sequence ATGGCATCTTCTtcagaaaataattttgaagattCACTTGATGATTACtttaatcaatattttaatcaaGCCTTTGAGACTTTATCCATGCGTCATCAAGAAGAAGGtaggaaacaaagaaaaaaacggGCTTATATCGAAGGACATCGTGAAGAAGGGCACATACGTTTATGGAATGACTATTTCAGTGAAACGCCAACATATCCTGAAAATTTCTTCCGACAacgatttagaatgaacaagcgaTTGTTCATGCATATTGTTGATCGATTCTCCAATGAGGTTGAATTCTTTCAACAAACGCAAGATGCACTTGGAAGGAATAGTCTCTCTCCACTCCAGAAGTGTACAGCATccattcgtgtcttggcataTGGTACTGCGGCTGATGCTgttgacgaatacctccgactCGGTGAAACTACTACTCGGTCATGTGTGGAACATTTTGTGGAAggcataatatatttattcggcgaggagtacctaagaagaccaacaccgacTGATCTTCAACGTTTACTTGATGTTGGTGAGGctcgtggatttcccgggatggtaggaagcatcgattgtatgcattgggagtggaagaattgtcccaccgcttggaaagggcaatattcaCGTGGCTCGGGAAAACCAACAATCGTTTTGGAGGCGGTTGCTTCGTATGATCtatggatatggcatgcgttttttggacctccaggtaccttaaatgatatcaatgttcttgatcgttcacctgtttttgatgacataattaatggtcaagctccgcaagtcaCCTTCTATGTCAATGAAAGAGAGTATCAcatggcttactatctcaccgacggtatttatccgaaatgggctaCTTTTATCCAATCAATTTCACTACCACAAGACCCAAAATCAGCTTTATTTGCTAAACaacaagaagctgtccgaaaagatgtcgagcgggcttttggagtcttgcaagctcgctttgccatCGTTAAAAATCCggcacttttttgggataaagtcaaaattgggaagattatgagagcatgtatcatactccataacatgatagtagaagacgaacgagatggatacactcaataTAATCTTAAAGAGTTCCAACAAGAAGAAGGCaccggaagttcacatgtcgatctcgaTTTTGATAGGGAAATgcctacaaatatcgccaatatgatggatgctcgaactagaattcgtgataaCCCAATGCATGAACAACtaaaagctgatttggttgaacatatgtGGACTAAATTCGGACATTTATGA
- the LOC106403315 gene encoding protein BIG GRAIN 1-like E, with protein sequence MSMKGISSAEPDKVSKRMSSHKRTDAYSGELDVFEAAVYFSGYNDFSSGDHTHTQKYSYNAAREENRRRWGILGGGRRRSLDLPMRYSEQVHHLHQDHPEKQEVTITKERFGNVRHKQPSSPGGRIASFLNSLFHQAGSKKNKSKAKPTDREVEEEIPGGGWMRRRRRSSISHLLGSSKSNSTATTTSSSSKSLFSSSSSGFRTPPPYLNTPTKNYKQFLNFTSTTNQVEVLEEKKINKELSWLDEKLRVMENLSEKDKFWADHDGDIDDDDEDRRIKSKGKDDDGMESDSSSDLFELQNYELSRGGLPVYETTNVANINNTHL encoded by the coding sequence ATGTCCATGAAAGGGATCTCATCAGCAGAACCAGATAAGGTCTCCAAGAGAATGTCTTCTCACAAGCGCACTGATGCTTATTCGGGCGAGCTCGACGTGTTCGAGGCCGCCGTATACTTCTCCGGCTACAACGACTTCTCCTCAGGTGAccatacacacacacaaaagtATAGCTATAACGCTGCGAGAGAGGAGAATCGAAGGAGATGGGGAATATTAGGaggagggagaagaagaagccttGATTTGCCGATGAGATATTCCGAGCAGGTGCATCATCTTCACCAAGATCATCCTGAGAAACAAGAAGTTACAATAACCAAAGAGAGGTTTGGTAACGTGAGACACAAGCAACCAAGCTCGCCTGGTGGGAGAATTGCCAGCTTCTTGAACTCTTTATTTCACCAAGCGGGCTCGAAGAAGAACAAGTCAAAGGCAAAGCCAACGGACCGAGAAGTCGAAGAGGAGATCCCTGGAGGTGGGtggatgaggaggaggagaagaagcagTATCAGCCATCTCTTAGGCTCAAGCAAATCTAATTCAACAGCCACAacgacatcatcatcatcaaaatcTCTGTTCTCGTCGTCAAGCTCGGGTTTCAGAACTCCTCCTCCTTATTTAAACACTCCCACCAAGAACTACAAGCAGTTCTTGAATTTCACTTCTACCACAAACCAAGTGGAAGTActggaagaaaagaaaataaacaaagagTTGTCTTGGCTTGATGAGAAACTTAGAGTGATGGAAAACCTCTCAGAGAAAGATAAGTTTTGGGCTGACCATGATGGTgatattgatgatgatgatgaggaccGGAGAATAAAGAGCAAGGGAAAGGATGATGATGGAATGGAGAGTGATTCAAGTTCTGATCTCTTTGAGTTGCAGAACTACGAGTTGTCTCGTGGAGGCTTGCCAGTTTACGAAACTACCAATGTAGCTAACATCAACAACACTCATCTATAA